One Cervus canadensis isolate Bull #8, Minnesota chromosome 13, ASM1932006v1, whole genome shotgun sequence DNA segment encodes these proteins:
- the LOC122451823 gene encoding uncharacterized protein LOC122451823 isoform X1, translating to MTSWRRILIYRRLGAISVFCVCELALLLVCDAGNRGRHDSSVDFDGFWWAVVYQKDDNYCWGELLKFLQKGRLGSKSTECATMMTVYLLLLTVRMTRIITTIILTEAHEMAVRRTQRLHLP from the exons ATGACGTCATGGCGCAGAATACTTATATACAGGCGCCTGGGCGCCATCTCGGTCTTTTGTGTCTGCGAGCTGGCTCTTCTTTTGGTCTGTGATGCTGG GAACCGCGGCAGGCATGACTCCAGTGTGGATTTTGATGGCTTCTGGTGGGCAG TTGTGTACCAGAAGGATGACAACTACTGCTGGGGTGAGTTACTGAAATTCCTTCAAAAGGGAAGGTTAGGTTCAAAGTCCACTGAATGTGCCACAATGATGACAGTTTATTTGCTACTCTTGACTGTGAGGATGACGAGAATTATTACCACCATTATTCTAACTGAGGCACACGAAATGGCTGTTCGGAGAACACAGAGATTGCACCTTCCTTGA
- the LOC122451823 gene encoding uncharacterized protein LOC122451823 isoform X2, producing the protein MTSWRRILIYRRLGAISVFCVCELALLLVCDAGNRGRHDSSVDFDGFWWAVVYQKDDNYCWGLKAQACCTYEQTAIKQTWLEVEEVNLNP; encoded by the exons ATGACGTCATGGCGCAGAATACTTATATACAGGCGCCTGGGCGCCATCTCGGTCTTTTGTGTCTGCGAGCTGGCTCTTCTTTTGGTCTGTGATGCTGG GAACCGCGGCAGGCATGACTCCAGTGTGGATTTTGATGGCTTCTGGTGGGCAG TTGTGTACCAGAAGGATGACAACTACTGCTGGG GTCTTAAAGCTCAAGCTTGCTGTACCTATGAGCAGACAG CCATTAAGCAGACTTGGCTGGAAGTTGAAGAG GTGAACTTGAATCCTTGA